AGGGCGCCAGGGAGATTGTTGCCTGGTATGAAGCAGATGCTGCACGTCAGAAAGTTGACCCACATCTTAACGGTCTCTTCGAAAAGATGATTCAAGACTACTCTGCTGTAGGACGATGAGTGTCAGGGGTTAGGTAGCCAGATATGTATAATGAATATCACTCACTCGCCCGGCATATTCAGGAGCTCGAACTAGGTGACTATCTGGAGTTCGGATGTGGCGATGGAGGATTTCTCAAGCATGTCCTTGAACAGAATGAGTCATTCAAGTCAGTCACAGCAGTAGACATTAATCTAGAATCAGTCAAGCAGGCCAGGACAACTCTGGAAGCATTTAATATTCATTTTCTGATCCAGGAAAATCTGCCCCTGGGTCTTGAAGCGAATCAATTTGACACCATCACTTTATCAAACACTCTCCACCATCTCAGAGACAAAACAGCGGTCCTGTCTGAACTTAAAAGGTTGATCAAACGGGATGGTCAAATCATCATTACAGAGATGATAAGCAATGACCTCACTGAAGCAGAACAAACCTATTGTCGCTTCCATGCCTTGAGGGCGGAAGTGGATCGATTGCATGGGATTTTTCATGAAACCACCTATACTTCCAATGAAATTCTGGACATGGTTTCTAAGGCAGATCTGAGGATTGGCTCCAATGAAATTCTGCTCAATTCAAAAGAGGCAGCGCCAGATAAAATTGAGGTGGCCGAAATGGAAGCAATAATCGATGACTTGATCAAGGCAGAAAGTAAGCGGCCAGAATTTCCCGCATTGAAAGAAACGGCCGTGAGTATCAAAGCGCATTTACATCAACATGGTATCAAGCGACCCAGACAGCTTTATCTCGTGACCACTAATTAATAACGAGTCAGAGGCATTCAAAACACTCCAGATCTAGCTATATTGAATGCTAATAATAATGACAGGACGACCACATGAACACATCGACATTCTCTAATATTTTTCCCAAAACCAAGAGTCTCATCGGCATGATCCATGTTCAGGCTCTGCCGGGAACCCCTCAAAACCATCTCTCTGTCTCCGAAATTGCTGCTCAGGCAGTCAAAGAGGCAAAAATCCTGGCTGAAAACGGAATGCAATCCATTATGCTGGAGAATATGCATGACCTGCCCTTTTTGAATCGCAATGTGGGTCCTGAAATTATATCAGCCCTGACTCGGATATGCTCTGATGTGCGCGGAGTGACAAATCTACCCCTGGGTCTTCAAATTCTGGCTGGAGCCAATCAAGCAGCCCTTTCAGTGGCTCAAGCATCAGAATTTCAATTCATTCGTGCCGAGGGTTTTGTCTTTGGACACATGGCTGATGAAGGCTTGCTCCAGTCCGATGCCGGCGAATTACTTCGTTTTCGAAAGCATATTGGTGCTGAATCAATCCAGATTTTTACTGATATCAAGAAAAAGCACAGTAGCCACGCCATGACTTCTGATGTGTCCCTTGAGGATACGGTTGAAGCGGCTGAATTTTTCCTCAGTGATGGCGTGATTATCACCGGCACCCATACGGGCAAACCTGTGAATCACGAAGAGCTTAGCAGAGTCTATGCTTCTGCACAGTTGCCTGTTCTGGTGGGAAGTGGTGTAACATCAGATGGTCTTTCAGAAATCTTTGATACTGCAGATGCATTTATTGTGGGCAGCTATTTCAAGCAGGGGGGAAATTGGAAGCATGACCCAGATCCCCAGCGGATAGAAGCCCTGGTTCAGACACGTCAAAGTTTGCTTTCATGAGTATGCTGAAAGCTGAAAAAATATTTACCAATGGCATCATTCTGACTCAGGATGGTGAGCGCAACCAGGTTTCTCAAATGGCGACCCATGGTAAAACTATTCTGGCTGTTGGGGACGATCTCTCCCAATACGCAGATGATAAAACGGAATCCATCGATCTAGTGGGCTCTATTGTGGTCCCCGGTTTTATTGATGCCCATGTTCATTTTCTGTGGGGTGGCGAGACGCTGCTGACCATTCCTGCCCATGACGCCCACTCAAAAGCAGAGTTTATAGATATCGTCAGAAAGTTCGCAGCGGATCGACCTGCTGGATCCTGGCTAAAGGGCGGTGGCTGGAACGAACACCATTTTTCCGATAACAGCTTTCCACATCGAGATTGGCTGGACGAAGCCGCACCTGGACATCCCATGCTTCTCACCCGTCACGATGGTCATTCTGGTGTCGCCAGTTCGACAGCCCTGGCGTTGGCTGGAATTACTTCACAAACGCCAGATCCCCTGGGAGGTGTAATTGATCGGGATGAGAACGGGGAACCCACGGGTATTGTGCGAGATGCAGCCATTGACTTGGTATTTATGCATATGCCGGATGAATCTGAATCTGAGCTTATGAAGAATCTGGAGACCTCGCAGAATTATTTATTGTCAAGGGGTGTCACCTCAGTAGGTGATATGATTTATGATATGAACCACTTTCATTTTTTGCAAAAGATGGCGCGAGAAGGACTGCTGCGGGTACGGATAAGTGCCTATACTCCCATACTAAAATGGAAGGAAATGAAAGTCCTGCTCAAGGATGGCATATACGAGGATGAATTTTTTCAATACAAGGGTTTGAAAGGTTTTTGCGATGGCAGCCTAGGCTCTCATACAGCGCTCATGTTGAAAGCTTATGATGACAGCCCTGAATCAGCCGGTATATATGATAGCCAATGGGCAGATGTGTCGCTGATTCAAGAAACCATGGCCGAGGCTGATAAGATGGGGTATCAAAGTGTCATCCACGCCATTGGTGATCGTGCGGTGCGTGCGGTTCTTGATGTGTTTGAAGCAGTCATCCAGGAAAATGGTCCCAGGGATCGGCGTTTTCGAGTTGAGCATGCCCAGCATATCCATCCTCAGGATCAATCCAGGTTTGCCGATCTTGATGTCATCGCGTCGGTTCAACCGGCCCATTGTGTGGATGATGCACTCTATGCCGATAAATTACTGGGAGATCGTTGTGATTACGCCTATCCCTTCCAGTCCCTCAAACAAGCAGATGCCGTGTTAGCCTTTGGATCCGATTGGCCAGTATCTCCAGCTGATCCTATCGCCACCATTCATGGTGCCATTCATCGAGCAGGGTGGTACATGGAAGAGGCAATTGGTTTGAATGACTCACTGGAAGCACACACCCGCCTGGCGGCCTATGCCGGTTTTCGAGAACATGATCTGGGAATACTGAAGGCAGGACATCTCGCTGATTTTGTTGTTCTTGATCCTGACTTTCAACATCTAGATGCAGTTGATGAAATTCCAGAGGGGTTAATTCAAGCAGTTTACATGAATGGCAGCAAAGTATGAAACCACTGATTGGTCTCAGTCCTGCATATTATGAGCACAAGGAAATGGATCGCAGTATCCTGGGTAAGTCCTATACGGATAGCGTACAGAAAGCTGGCGGGCTCCCCGTTTTGATACCACCCATAATCGAAGCAGCTGATCTTGCGCTACTTATTAGTAAACTAGATGGTATTATTCTCACAGGTGGAGATGATCTCCATCCCGAATACTATGGAGAATCTCCTGATCCACTGACACCCAAACCATTTCATCATCGTCGGGGAGACCATGACCGTCAAATTTTCGAGTATATCTGGAAAAACAAAATACCCACCCTGGCCATCTGCCTGGGGATGCAGGAGGTTAATGTTTTCTTGGGCGGCTCTCTCTATCAGGATATTCCCGCTCAGGTTAACAATCCCCTCGTCCACAAAATTGGAGACTGGTTTGAGGCCCGCCATGACGTGAGACTTGAAGCAGGCTCAATTCTCCATGCGCTTACTGGAGAAATGATGGTTGATACCAATAGTGCCCATCATCAGGCAGTAAAAGAGGTTCCAGAAACGTTGCACATAACAGGACGAACAGCAGATGGTCTCATAGAAGCTCTGGAACCCAAAGATAGAAGCATTCCACTGTTAGCCGTACAGTGGCATCCAGAGTCAGAAACCAACGATACCATTGGTATAGATTTATTCAAATGGCTGGTATCCATAGCATCTAAATAGTTACCTCTTAGTTAGATGGTTTAGTCTTCGCGAACGAAGTGCGGCGATCTCGAACATCGGGTAATCCAAGAATTTGGAGATTGCCACGTCGTGTAACTTGTCCTGAGCATAGTCGAAGGGCTTCTCGCAAAGACGGAAACAAGGATTTATTGTCCCTCTCGTTATTTTACTGTAAGCAAGTAAGCATAACATTCCCATGCGTTTAGGATTATAATGGCGTGCAATTTTATGATATTGAATAAGGGAGAAATAAATATGTACCGCTCACGATCACTTCCAGTACTACTGATCGCACTCACTCTACTCATGTCTGCCTGTGTTTTTAACGGTGAGAAAGCTGATGACAGTAGTATCGATTTAAAGGCTCAAATGCCCACAGATCCCAGTCTTATTGAG
The Candidatus Neomarinimicrobiota bacterium genome window above contains:
- a CDS encoding amidohydrolase encodes the protein MSMLKAEKIFTNGIILTQDGERNQVSQMATHGKTILAVGDDLSQYADDKTESIDLVGSIVVPGFIDAHVHFLWGGETLLTIPAHDAHSKAEFIDIVRKFAADRPAGSWLKGGGWNEHHFSDNSFPHRDWLDEAAPGHPMLLTRHDGHSGVASSTALALAGITSQTPDPLGGVIDRDENGEPTGIVRDAAIDLVFMHMPDESESELMKNLETSQNYLLSRGVTSVGDMIYDMNHFHFLQKMAREGLLRVRISAYTPILKWKEMKVLLKDGIYEDEFFQYKGLKGFCDGSLGSHTALMLKAYDDSPESAGIYDSQWADVSLIQETMAEADKMGYQSVIHAIGDRAVRAVLDVFEAVIQENGPRDRRFRVEHAQHIHPQDQSRFADLDVIASVQPAHCVDDALYADKLLGDRCDYAYPFQSLKQADAVLAFGSDWPVSPADPIATIHGAIHRAGWYMEEAIGLNDSLEAHTRLAAYAGFREHDLGILKAGHLADFVVLDPDFQHLDAVDEIPEGLIQAVYMNGSKV
- a CDS encoding class I SAM-dependent methyltransferase, with amino-acid sequence MYNEYHSLARHIQELELGDYLEFGCGDGGFLKHVLEQNESFKSVTAVDINLESVKQARTTLEAFNIHFLIQENLPLGLEANQFDTITLSNTLHHLRDKTAVLSELKRLIKRDGQIIITEMISNDLTEAEQTYCRFHALRAEVDRLHGIFHETTYTSNEILDMVSKADLRIGSNEILLNSKEAAPDKIEVAEMEAIIDDLIKAESKRPEFPALKETAVSIKAHLHQHGIKRPRQLYLVTTN
- a CDS encoding gamma-glutamyl-gamma-aminobutyrate hydrolase family protein, coding for MKPLIGLSPAYYEHKEMDRSILGKSYTDSVQKAGGLPVLIPPIIEAADLALLISKLDGIILTGGDDLHPEYYGESPDPLTPKPFHHRRGDHDRQIFEYIWKNKIPTLAICLGMQEVNVFLGGSLYQDIPAQVNNPLVHKIGDWFEARHDVRLEAGSILHALTGEMMVDTNSAHHQAVKEVPETLHITGRTADGLIEALEPKDRSIPLLAVQWHPESETNDTIGIDLFKWLVSIASK
- a CDS encoding BtpA/SgcQ family protein; the encoded protein is MNTSTFSNIFPKTKSLIGMIHVQALPGTPQNHLSVSEIAAQAVKEAKILAENGMQSIMLENMHDLPFLNRNVGPEIISALTRICSDVRGVTNLPLGLQILAGANQAALSVAQASEFQFIRAEGFVFGHMADEGLLQSDAGELLRFRKHIGAESIQIFTDIKKKHSSHAMTSDVSLEDTVEAAEFFLSDGVIITGTHTGKPVNHEELSRVYASAQLPVLVGSGVTSDGLSEIFDTADAFIVGSYFKQGGNWKHDPDPQRIEALVQTRQSLLS